One Qiania dongpingensis genomic window carries:
- a CDS encoding DegV family protein: MADYVIVTDSTADLPSEVYSRMGVEVVPMEFIMGDTVYQHYADAREMGFEEFYTRVKAGEKVSTTQINYYTYEQVFLPILEAGKDIIYICFSSGLSGTYQGSRLAAEDLLEKFPERKISCIDSLCASIGEGLLVYRAALLQKSGMEFEELEKWVYDNRLHSCHWFVVDDLEHLRQGGRISAAQAILGTALNVKPMLSVDDDGQLVPVIKLRGTRKIMDTFCRKIETDGDHVEEQTVIIGHAGAPGMAAQLETVLKERGLIKDAIITDIGPIIGAHVGAGMFALVFMGKRNLGR, translated from the coding sequence ATGGCGGATTATGTGATTGTGACTGACAGCACTGCAGACCTGCCCAGTGAAGTGTACAGCAGGATGGGTGTGGAGGTCGTGCCCATGGAATTCATCATGGGAGACACGGTCTATCAGCATTACGCCGATGCCAGAGAGATGGGATTCGAGGAGTTTTATACCCGGGTCAAGGCTGGTGAAAAGGTCAGCACTACACAGATAAATTATTACACGTATGAACAGGTGTTTCTGCCGATTCTGGAGGCAGGAAAGGATATTATATATATTTGTTTTTCATCCGGCCTGAGCGGGACCTATCAGGGTTCCAGGCTTGCCGCGGAAGATCTGCTGGAGAAATTCCCAGAAAGAAAAATCTCATGTATCGATTCTCTCTGCGCATCGATCGGGGAAGGGCTGCTGGTGTACAGGGCTGCGCTCCTCCAAAAGTCCGGGATGGAATTTGAGGAGCTGGAAAAATGGGTGTATGACAACCGGCTTCACTCATGCCACTGGTTTGTAGTGGATGATCTGGAGCATCTGCGCCAGGGCGGAAGGATATCTGCAGCTCAGGCTATTCTTGGGACTGCGCTGAATGTAAAGCCCATGCTCAGTGTGGACGATGACGGCCAGCTGGTCCCGGTCATAAAGCTGAGAGGAACCAGAAAGATCATGGACACCTTCTGCAGGAAAATTGAAACAGACGGGGATCACGTAGAGGAACAGACTGTGATCATCGGTCATGCCGGGGCCCCCGGGATGGCGGCGCAGCTGGAGACAGTGCTGAAGGAGCGCGGCCTAATAAAGGATGCGATCATTACGGATATCGGGCCGATCATCGGCGCGCACGTGGGAGCGGGTATGTTTGCTCTGGTATTTATGGGAAAGAGAAACCTGGGACGGTAA
- a CDS encoding bifunctional diguanylate cyclase/phosphohydrolase — protein sequence MKSKSSGTILIVDDSELNRAILKEIFYDEYSIEEAENGRAAIEIIENSKTLPEALLLDIVMPELDGFGVLEQLSEKGLIKSLPVFLITSDTSSEVAVQGYESGVVDVINKPIVDPVIVRKRVNNAIELYRSRNHLASLVDEQVKTIKKQAERLRFTNVTIIDMLSSVIEFRSGESGQHVRRIRRATKTMLEWFGKSYPEYELTPEKIEVISNASAMHDIGKISIPDYILNKPGRLTAEEFEIMKKHTLYGCEILQSIPFFHDEEIFEYCYEICRHHHERWDGKGYPDGLRGEDISIWAQVVSMADVYDALVSERCYKNAYPHKTAVKMVMEGECGAFNPRLLQCFSEVAEYLHETLYMDGGGEKFPTEAQSDWQAGANKKTQERNVSEATLALLERERQKYHWLSEMADEILFTFDKNADTIEFTGKFTEVFREGPHVLHAADYLAHDERIEAKDLAEIMKDVQKITPESPVYSTEVNLLNGDGSKEWYELYLRAMWDDGGDEKPSGYIGKLSSINVLKEEALRWKRQALHDYLTGLYNRQALEGMVQEMIEEGEEAFIMLFVDVDDFKKVNSTMGHLAGDVLLKKIAKEIPAHLRSTDFVARIGGDEFAIIVKGSMPDRLLQQKAEEICWFYREEEFSEYEIPISGSMGAARYPEDGGSYQALMSKANCALCEAKKRGAGSYVLYHENMAPPVCESALSSVDKIEE from the coding sequence ATGAAATCCAAGTCCAGCGGAACGATTCTGATCGTAGACGATTCAGAACTGAACAGAGCGATACTGAAAGAAATTTTTTATGATGAATATTCCATAGAAGAAGCGGAGAACGGCAGGGCAGCCATTGAGATTATTGAAAATTCCAAGACTCTGCCGGAAGCGCTTCTTCTGGATATTGTGATGCCCGAGCTGGATGGGTTCGGGGTTTTGGAGCAATTGTCGGAAAAGGGGCTTATAAAAAGCCTTCCGGTGTTTCTGATAACTTCAGATACGTCGTCTGAAGTAGCCGTTCAGGGATACGAGAGCGGTGTGGTCGATGTCATCAATAAGCCGATCGTGGATCCGGTCATTGTGAGGAAGCGTGTGAACAACGCCATTGAACTGTACCGGAGTCGGAACCATCTGGCGAGCCTGGTGGATGAACAGGTCAAGACCATTAAAAAGCAGGCGGAGCGCCTTCGCTTTACCAATGTGACGATCATCGATATGCTCAGCTCCGTCATCGAGTTTCGGAGCGGAGAATCAGGACAGCACGTACGGCGGATCCGCCGCGCGACGAAGACCATGCTTGAGTGGTTCGGAAAGAGCTATCCGGAATATGAGCTGACTCCGGAGAAGATTGAAGTGATTTCCAACGCATCCGCCATGCACGATATCGGGAAGATTTCAATTCCCGATTACATATTGAATAAACCTGGAAGGCTGACAGCGGAAGAGTTTGAAATCATGAAAAAACACACCTTGTATGGCTGTGAGATCCTGCAGAGCATACCATTTTTTCATGATGAAGAGATATTTGAATATTGCTATGAAATCTGCCGCCATCACCATGAGAGATGGGATGGCAAGGGATATCCCGACGGACTGAGAGGCGAGGACATCAGCATATGGGCCCAGGTGGTTTCCATGGCAGATGTCTACGACGCGCTGGTCAGTGAACGGTGTTATAAAAATGCCTATCCTCATAAAACAGCTGTGAAAATGGTTATGGAAGGGGAATGCGGGGCGTTTAACCCCAGACTTCTTCAGTGCTTTTCTGAAGTGGCGGAATATCTTCACGAGACTCTTTATATGGACGGCGGGGGAGAAAAATTCCCTACGGAAGCGCAGAGTGACTGGCAGGCCGGCGCCAATAAAAAAACGCAGGAAAGGAATGTTTCCGAGGCGACGCTTGCACTTTTGGAAAGAGAAAGGCAAAAATATCATTGGCTGTCGGAGATGGCTGATGAAATTCTTTTTACCTTCGATAAAAATGCGGATACCATTGAATTCACCGGTAAGTTCACCGAGGTATTCCGGGAGGGGCCCCATGTTCTGCATGCGGCTGACTATCTTGCCCACGATGAGCGGATCGAAGCGAAAGATTTGGCGGAGATCATGAAGGATGTGCAGAAGATAACGCCGGAATCCCCAGTCTATTCCACGGAGGTCAATCTTCTGAACGGAGATGGGTCCAAAGAGTGGTATGAGCTCTATCTGAGGGCGATGTGGGATGATGGGGGAGACGAAAAGCCCAGCGGTTATATCGGAAAGCTGAGCAGCATCAACGTACTGAAAGAAGAGGCGCTTCGCTGGAAGCGTCAGGCGCTGCATGATTACCTGACAGGGCTGTATAACAGGCAGGCCCTGGAGGGGATGGTACAGGAGATGATCGAGGAGGGCGAGGAAGCCTTTATCATGCTATTTGTGGATGTGGATGATTTTAAAAAGGTCAACAGTACCATGGGACATCTGGCAGGCGATGTGCTCTTGAAAAAGATTGCCAAAGAGATCCCGGCTCATCTGCGCTCCACTGATTTTGTCGCCCGTATAGGCGGCGATGAGTTCGCTATAATCGTAAAGGGCAGCATGCCGGACCGGCTTTTGCAGCAGAAAGCAGAGGAGATCTGCTGGTTTTACCGCGAGGAGGAATTTTCTGAATATGAGATTCCCATATCCGGAAGCATGGGCGCCGCCAGATATCCGGAGGACGGAGGCAGTTATCAGGCGCTGATGTCAAAGGCGAATTGTGCTCTTTGCGAGGCTAAAAAAAGAGGCGCGGGTTCCTATGTGCTATATCATGAAAATATGGCGCCTCCTGTATGTGAATCGGCGCTGTCAAGCGTAGATAAGATAGAAGAATAG
- a CDS encoding Hpt domain-containing protein: MDFLEAMQKIVPDVNRTLCRFSGNQKLWERFVKKFGDDPSYSDLGKAVEENDEEGIERMAHTLKGVAANMGFDPLSEACAKLVSAVRSKKTEEYAEDWTVIQEQHGKIMDVIKDL, from the coding sequence ATGGATTTCTTAGAAGCAATGCAGAAAATCGTACCGGACGTAAACAGGACGCTTTGCAGGTTTTCCGGCAATCAGAAATTGTGGGAACGTTTTGTAAAGAAATTCGGAGATGATCCCAGCTATTCAGATTTGGGAAAGGCCGTTGAAGAAAACGACGAAGAGGGAATCGAACGCATGGCTCATACGCTGAAAGGAGTCGCGGCCAATATGGGCTTTGACCCGCTGAGCGAGGCATGTGCAAAGCTGGTATCCGCGGTCAGGAGTAAGAAGACAGAAGAATATGCCGAGGACTGGACAGTGATCCAGGAGCAGCATGGGAAAATCATGGACGTGATCAAAGATCTTTAG
- a CDS encoding 3D domain-containing protein has translation MKAGFVIGLGLCLMASPVKSYGPAQVGNHMAGFNSQWVRNYEPAKEDGVSRVGEPDWEASETVEAAQVQTDAGSAETEPAIPTEVPERTEAAQEEDYEAGQEPDEEAGGEWISLGDDWVITYYCPLECCNDQWAWQTSTQAPMQLHHTIAVDPSVIPYYSHVRIGGLDYEYVAEDCGGGIKGKRIDVLVANCTIANEMGVDRNVEVWVQK, from the coding sequence ATGAAAGCAGGTTTTGTCATAGGATTAGGTCTTTGCCTCATGGCGTCGCCCGTAAAAAGCTACGGGCCGGCGCAGGTAGGAAATCATATGGCTGGCTTTAACAGCCAGTGGGTAAGAAATTATGAGCCGGCGAAGGAGGACGGCGTTTCCAGAGTCGGAGAACCGGACTGGGAAGCCTCCGAGACAGTGGAAGCGGCGCAGGTCCAGACGGACGCAGGCTCTGCAGAGACGGAACCGGCCATTCCGACGGAAGTGCCGGAGAGGACGGAAGCGGCGCAGGAAGAAGACTATGAGGCGGGCCAGGAGCCCGATGAAGAGGCCGGCGGAGAATGGATCAGCCTGGGAGATGACTGGGTCATAACTTATTATTGTCCGCTGGAATGCTGCAATGACCAATGGGCTTGGCAGACCAGCACCCAGGCTCCCATGCAGCTCCATCACACCATTGCCGTGGATCCTTCCGTGATCCCATATTACAGCCACGTAAGGATTGGCGGACTGGACTATGAATATGTGGCCGAGGACTGCGGAGGAGGGATCAAAGGGAAACGGATCGATGTGCTGGTCGCAAATTGCACCATAGCCAATGAAATGGGCGTGGACAGGAACGTGGAGGTCTGGGTACAGAAGTAA
- a CDS encoding sensor histidine kinase, with the protein MFRNREVKYGFWVLLAAGVLAGSAIFAESGEGFRYFLLFLLVSVIVYLLVNHIRYRKISGLSLYLKKVLNGDKKLDIPDNAEGELSLLRNDIYKMVTRLETQAELLSEDKAYLAGSLSDISHQLKTPMTSMMVMTDILRDESLPAEKREEFIDSIRSQLKRMEWLLSSLLKMSKLDAGAIQFKQEPVQVSELVRKAVEHLLIPMELKNQTLAVEIPESQYIGCDVAWTSEAISNIVKNCMEHTPENGKITIYSEERGVYLQLVVEDSGEGIAPEDLPHIFERFYKGKNAGRDSVGIGLAMAKYILNIQNGQVEVESTPGAGSRFFIRLYRKVI; encoded by the coding sequence ATGTTTCGGAACCGGGAAGTGAAATATGGATTTTGGGTGCTGCTTGCGGCGGGGGTGCTGGCGGGAAGCGCTATATTCGCGGAGTCAGGAGAGGGATTCCGGTATTTCCTTCTTTTTTTGCTGGTCTCAGTTATCGTTTACTTGTTGGTAAACCATATCAGGTATCGTAAGATATCTGGTCTTTCCCTGTATTTGAAGAAAGTGCTGAACGGTGATAAAAAGCTGGATATACCGGATAATGCAGAAGGGGAACTCAGCCTCCTTAGAAATGATATATACAAAATGGTGACGAGGCTGGAAACGCAGGCGGAGCTGTTATCAGAGGACAAGGCCTATTTGGCTGGTTCTCTTTCGGATATTTCCCATCAGCTGAAAACTCCGATGACATCCATGATGGTCATGACCGATATTCTGAGGGATGAGAGCCTGCCTGCAGAAAAAAGGGAAGAATTCATTGATTCTATCCGTTCTCAGCTGAAACGGATGGAATGGCTGCTGAGCTCCCTTTTAAAGATGTCAAAGCTGGATGCGGGAGCTATCCAGTTCAAACAGGAGCCCGTGCAGGTATCGGAGCTGGTGAGAAAGGCGGTGGAGCACCTGCTGATTCCGATGGAATTGAAAAACCAGACGCTTGCGGTGGAGATACCGGAATCTCAGTATATCGGCTGCGACGTTGCCTGGACCTCAGAGGCCATTTCCAACATTGTGAAAAACTGTATGGAACACACGCCTGAGAATGGAAAAATTACCATATACAGTGAAGAAAGGGGAGTATATCTGCAGCTGGTGGTAGAGGACAGCGGGGAAGGGATTGCGCCTGAGGACTTGCCTCATATTTTTGAACGGTTTTATAAAGGGAAGAATGCAGGAAGAGACAGCGTGGGAATCGGCCTGGCCATGGCCAAATATATTTTGAATATCCAGAACGGCCAGGTGGAGGTGGAGAGCACACCGGGCGCGGGCAGCCGGTTTTTCATACGCCTGTACCGAAAAGTGATATAG
- a CDS encoding response regulator transcription factor — translation MKVLFVEDDHSIAMGLEYSLKQENYEVRTCHFVSEALKALDEERFDLCLLDVSLPDGNGYDICRKAKKREETAVIFLTACDDEGNVVMGLDMGADDYITKPFRIRELLSRMKSVLRRYQKADNSEKVFLIGDISIHPLQAKVYKNGEELFLTTMEYRLLLALAMAEGQVLTRNQLLESLWDIGGDYVSDNTLTVYIKRLREKLGGEDGETDLIKTVRGLGYRLGE, via the coding sequence ATGAAAGTGTTGTTTGTAGAAGACGACCACAGCATTGCCATGGGGCTTGAATATTCGCTGAAACAGGAGAATTATGAAGTGCGTACCTGCCATTTTGTTTCGGAGGCCTTGAAAGCTTTGGACGAGGAACGTTTCGATCTGTGCCTTCTTGATGTTTCTCTGCCCGACGGAAATGGCTACGATATATGCAGAAAAGCAAAAAAGCGGGAAGAGACGGCGGTAATCTTTCTGACTGCATGTGATGATGAGGGAAACGTGGTAATGGGTTTGGATATGGGGGCAGATGACTATATTACCAAACCTTTCCGCATTCGGGAGCTTCTGTCCAGAATGAAGTCTGTACTCAGGCGATATCAGAAAGCGGATAATTCTGAAAAAGTCTTCCTCATTGGAGATATTTCCATCCATCCTCTCCAGGCGAAGGTGTACAAAAATGGCGAGGAGCTGTTTCTGACCACGATGGAATACCGGCTTTTGCTGGCGCTTGCCATGGCAGAGGGACAAGTGCTGACCAGAAACCAGCTTTTAGAGAGCCTGTGGGATATCGGCGGTGATTATGTCAGCGACAATACGCTGACGGTTTATATCAAACGGCTCAGAGAAAAGCTGGGCGGAGAAGACGGAGAGACGGATTTGATCAAGACTGTGCGCGGGCTGGGCTACCGCTTGGGGGAATGA
- a CDS encoding metallophosphoesterase: MVAVLLSPIYILLILYILRWNLWWLSACSSIFRKKAFRIIYSFVFLFISLSLIIAFFIREPSLKWFFKHLSNYWLGTLLYIILTVVIGDIIRFILLHINRVNKVKLHSRKTFIISGAIVTFCIVAVSTYGIIHARDLKTKEYEITIDKTCETGDMKVVLIADLHMGYSIGHSYIEKMARKINDMEPDLICIAGDIFDNEYDALDDPAAITAALKSMKSTYGAYACWGNHDISEKILAGFTFGSKKSLTDDDRMSSLLQDAGVTLLNDETVCIDDSFYLIGRKDIARVRKIEHTRKSPEELTSGLDKSKPIIVLEHQPKQLSELSEAGVDAHLCGHTHNGQLFPGNLTIGLLWENPYGLEKKGSMYSIVTSGVGVWGPDMRVGTDSEIVEIQVSFRKD, from the coding sequence ATGGTTGCCGTACTTTTATCTCCGATTTATATCCTTCTTATTCTGTATATACTCCGCTGGAATTTATGGTGGCTTTCCGCCTGCAGCTCCATTTTCCGCAAAAAAGCCTTTCGGATCATCTATTCCTTTGTCTTTCTTTTTATCTCTTTGTCACTCATCATCGCATTTTTCATACGGGAGCCATCCCTAAAATGGTTTTTTAAACATCTCAGCAATTACTGGCTCGGTACTCTGCTCTATATCATACTAACCGTGGTAATCGGCGACATCATCCGTTTTATCCTTCTGCATATAAACCGTGTCAACAAAGTCAAGCTTCACTCAAGGAAAACGTTCATCATCAGCGGGGCCATTGTCACCTTCTGCATCGTTGCTGTCAGCACATACGGAATCATTCACGCCAGAGATCTGAAAACAAAAGAATATGAAATAACCATAGACAAGACCTGTGAGACCGGCGATATGAAGGTGGTGCTCATTGCCGACCTGCATATGGGCTACAGCATCGGCCACAGCTACATCGAAAAAATGGCCCGGAAGATCAATGATATGGAACCGGATCTGATCTGTATCGCCGGAGATATTTTCGACAACGAATATGACGCCCTGGACGACCCGGCCGCCATCACAGCCGCGTTAAAGAGCATGAAGAGCACTTACGGCGCCTATGCCTGCTGGGGGAATCACGATATATCAGAAAAAATACTGGCCGGATTCACCTTCGGCTCTAAAAAGTCTCTGACCGATGACGACAGGATGAGCAGCCTTCTGCAGGATGCCGGCGTCACCCTGCTAAACGACGAGACCGTGTGTATCGATGATTCCTTCTATCTGATCGGGCGTAAAGACATCGCAAGAGTGCGTAAGATCGAACATACCAGAAAAAGCCCCGAGGAGCTAACCTCAGGGCTTGATAAAAGCAAACCTATCATTGTGCTGGAACACCAGCCCAAACAGCTCTCCGAGCTGTCAGAAGCCGGTGTGGACGCCCATCTCTGCGGCCACACCCACAACGGCCAGCTGTTCCCCGGAAACCTGACCATCGGGCTCCTGTGGGAAAATCCTTACGGATTGGAGAAAAAGGGCAGCATGTATTCCATCGTCACCTCCGGCGTCGGCGTCTGGGGACCGGACATGCGTGTCGGAACCGACAGTGAAATCGTAGAAATCCAGGTCTCGTTCCGAAAGGACTGA
- the ku gene encoding non-homologous end joining protein Ku produces MATTMKGAISFGLVHIPISLHTATQDNDIRFNQLCKEDGSRVKYKKVCANCGKEVGTGDIIKGFEIEPGHYVTLTDEDFEKAKVKKDKTIQILHFADLGSIRPIFFDRTYHTIPEAGGDKAYELLRRCMLEEHTVAIAKGVIGQSEHLMVLIPTDKGILTETLYYNDEVRSMPKEPVRPELTDQEISMGKTIIASMKEEFAPEKYHDEYRERLWEIIQAKANNQEITAAPDEQPANVINMMDALEQMLKQAEGNKPKRPRTRRKVTAS; encoded by the coding sequence ATGGCTACTACAATGAAAGGGGCGATATCCTTTGGGCTGGTCCACATCCCCATATCCCTGCATACCGCCACCCAGGATAATGATATCAGATTTAACCAGCTTTGTAAGGAAGACGGTTCGCGCGTCAAATATAAAAAAGTTTGTGCCAACTGCGGAAAAGAGGTTGGGACTGGTGACATCATAAAAGGCTTTGAGATTGAACCCGGCCACTATGTCACCCTGACCGATGAGGATTTTGAAAAAGCCAAGGTCAAAAAGGATAAGACCATCCAGATATTGCACTTTGCAGACCTGGGCAGTATCCGGCCTATCTTTTTTGACCGGACCTATCACACCATACCAGAAGCCGGCGGAGATAAAGCTTATGAACTTCTACGCCGCTGTATGCTGGAAGAACACACCGTAGCGATCGCCAAAGGCGTCATCGGGCAGTCGGAACATTTGATGGTGCTCATCCCAACCGACAAGGGAATATTGACGGAAACCCTATATTATAACGACGAGGTCCGTTCTATGCCCAAAGAACCGGTCCGGCCGGAACTTACCGATCAAGAAATCTCGATGGGAAAGACCATCATTGCATCTATGAAAGAAGAATTCGCCCCGGAGAAATATCATGATGAATACCGGGAACGCTTATGGGAGATCATCCAGGCTAAAGCGAATAATCAAGAGATCACCGCGGCGCCAGATGAACAGCCTGCCAATGTCATCAACATGATGGACGCCCTGGAGCAGATGCTAAAACAAGCGGAAGGGAATAAGCCGAAGCGGCCCCGGACGCGAAGGAAAGTGACCGCGTCATGA
- a CDS encoding ATP-dependent DNA ligase produces the protein MTDLFDTKDIRPMLIADNAEPFEDDDFLYELKWDGERCIAYLDPGAGTELRNKRNVKMLPKVPELEGLHLQASKKCILDGELMCLIDGKPDFAAIQRRSLLGNRYRIELESQKRPATFVAFDCLYYDGKDLTMLPLMERKKYLQQAVRESDRLAVSRIFEADYGIVLFNVSKQQRLEGIVAKRKDSLYFQGKRTKTWIKIKNLMDEDFVVCGYIYKDNHMISIVLGQYRDKELIYKGHVTLGVGGNAFAQIKMLPRIDRPVFDVPAGNENAVWVTPALVCVVKYMHKTKNGGMRQPVFKGLREDKSPEECEEA, from the coding sequence ATGACCGATCTATTCGACACCAAAGATATCCGGCCTATGCTGATCGCAGATAACGCGGAGCCTTTTGAAGATGATGATTTTCTGTATGAATTAAAATGGGATGGAGAAAGGTGTATCGCCTATCTGGACCCAGGAGCCGGCACAGAGCTGCGGAACAAGCGCAACGTGAAGATGCTTCCAAAGGTACCGGAGCTGGAAGGGCTTCACCTGCAGGCATCGAAAAAGTGTATCTTAGACGGGGAACTGATGTGCCTGATTGACGGGAAGCCAGATTTTGCTGCTATTCAGCGCCGCAGCTTGCTGGGAAATCGGTATCGGATCGAACTGGAATCCCAGAAACGCCCTGCAACCTTTGTCGCCTTTGATTGTCTATATTATGATGGCAAGGACCTGACCATGCTGCCATTGATGGAACGAAAAAAGTATCTTCAGCAAGCGGTCAGAGAATCGGACCGGCTGGCCGTCTCGCGCATCTTTGAAGCGGATTATGGGATTGTCTTATTTAACGTTTCCAAGCAACAACGCCTAGAAGGGATCGTCGCCAAACGGAAAGACAGTCTATATTTCCAGGGCAAACGGACCAAGACATGGATCAAGATTAAGAACCTCATGGATGAGGATTTTGTGGTGTGCGGATACATCTACAAGGACAACCACATGATCAGTATCGTATTAGGGCAATATCGGGACAAGGAACTTATCTACAAGGGACATGTCACTCTAGGCGTGGGAGGAAATGCCTTTGCACAGATCAAGATGCTCCCGCGTATAGACAGACCGGTTTTTGATGTCCCAGCCGGGAATGAAAATGCTGTGTGGGTGACACCTGCCCTGGTCTGCGTGGTCAAATACATGCACAAGACCAAAAACGGTGGGATGCGGCAGCCCGTCTTTAAGGGACTCCGGGAGGATAAGTCCCCGGAGGAATGCGAAGAGGCATAG
- a CDS encoding helix-turn-helix domain-containing protein has translation MIIYKNVFEKMKNAGYSTAAIRKEKLIPEGTMQNIRDGKLVNLKTIDTICRLSGCKIEELIEYIPDENTQKNV, from the coding sequence ATGATCATATACAAAAATGTATTTGAAAAAATGAAAAATGCCGGTTACAGCACCGCAGCGATCAGAAAGGAAAAACTGATACCAGAAGGGACCATGCAGAATATAAGAGACGGGAAACTTGTGAATTTGAAAACGATCGATACTATATGCAGGCTATCGGGGTGTAAGATAGAGGAATTGATCGAATATATACCAGATGAAAATACACAAAAAAATGTGTAA
- a CDS encoding Panacea domain-containing protein: MYNVLDVSRYIINYSIDKHCGMSNLKLQKILYYVQAAFLVELNRKCFSSDIIAWELGPVIPEVYYEYKMYGRDNIPAQESREEVSFDSNKMRMIKKEINESIKEVDCELIKRVVDSYMNVTNPFLLVQKTHSETPWINTCNNGVIKCELMKEYYANNRNKLYND; this comes from the coding sequence ATGTACAATGTATTAGATGTATCAAGATATATTATAAATTATTCGATTGACAAACATTGCGGAATGAGCAATTTAAAACTTCAAAAGATCTTATATTATGTTCAAGCAGCATTCCTGGTTGAATTAAACAGAAAGTGCTTTTCTTCAGATATAATAGCTTGGGAATTAGGTCCTGTCATTCCGGAAGTATATTATGAATATAAGATGTATGGTAGGGATAACATACCAGCACAAGAAAGCAGAGAAGAAGTATCATTTGATTCAAATAAAATGAGGATGATTAAAAAAGAAATCAATGAAAGCATAAAAGAGGTGGATTGTGAATTAATAAAAAGAGTGGTGGATTCCTATATGAATGTGACCAATCCTTTTTTACTTGTGCAAAAGACGCATTCCGAGACTCCTTGGATAAACACTTGCAACAATGGAGTGATAAAATGCGAACTAATGAAAGAATATTATGCAAATAATAGAAATAAATTATATAACGATTAG
- a CDS encoding SH3 domain-containing protein, whose product MSTNLYCTKNDCFKENKKLGSVEYLIVHSPAVYPVIIRAQSGAGGGWYKRWNKPGVEKLVHGFIDDTGVYNFAPFTMSCWHIGNGWGNAHCIGYELCELETAAEFDRVWDNAVAHYAALCKQFGLTADKVIGHYEAHKKGIASNHSDPEPYFRRFGKSMTDFRAAVQTRLSGQANDKPAPAVTKTYNPWAHGTVCNLTPGDTLNVRTKPDADAARASIWPELGAGNEVDVIEAYENGWVKINIQGTIAYVNATYLKITGQATAEPAGYTEWAGMASGLGGSRLNVRTGPGTGHGLLSACSKLGEGNMVSVIGESGGWYQVRISNPTIGTHIGWVSKNYIKEV is encoded by the coding sequence ATGAGTACAAACCTTTACTGTACAAAAAATGACTGCTTCAAGGAAAATAAAAAGCTTGGCAGCGTGGAGTATCTGATCGTCCACAGCCCCGCGGTCTATCCGGTCATCATCCGGGCGCAGTCCGGCGCCGGAGGCGGATGGTACAAACGCTGGAACAAGCCGGGAGTAGAAAAGCTGGTCCACGGCTTCATCGACGATACCGGCGTCTATAATTTTGCCCCCTTTACCATGTCATGCTGGCATATCGGGAATGGATGGGGAAACGCCCACTGTATCGGATATGAATTATGTGAACTGGAAACAGCGGCGGAGTTTGATAGGGTGTGGGACAATGCCGTGGCCCATTATGCGGCCCTGTGTAAACAGTTTGGCCTTACGGCAGATAAGGTCATCGGACACTATGAGGCACACAAGAAAGGGATTGCTTCCAACCACAGCGATCCGGAGCCATATTTCAGGCGGTTTGGAAAGTCCATGACGGATTTCCGGGCAGCGGTCCAGACAAGGCTATCCGGACAGGCCAACGATAAGCCGGCGCCGGCAGTCACAAAGACCTACAATCCCTGGGCGCATGGGACTGTGTGCAACCTGACGCCGGGGGATACCTTAAATGTCCGCACAAAGCCGGATGCGGATGCGGCCAGGGCGTCCATCTGGCCGGAGCTGGGCGCCGGGAATGAGGTAGATGTGATCGAGGCATATGAGAATGGCTGGGTAAAGATAAACATCCAGGGAACGATTGCTTATGTCAATGCCACCTACCTTAAAATTACGGGTCAGGCTACAGCAGAACCGGCCGGCTATACTGAATGGGCCGGCATGGCTTCTGGGTTGGGCGGTAGCCGGCTGAATGTCCGGACAGGCCCTGGAACTGGTCATGGGCTGCTGAGTGCCTGTTCGAAGCTGGGAGAGGGGAACATGGTGTCCGTCATCGGGGAGTCCGGTGGATGGTATCAGGTCCGGATCAGTAATCCCACGATAGGGACACATATCGGCTGGGTTTCAAAGAATTATATCAAAGAAGTATGA